A genomic window from Erythrobacter sp. BLCC-B19 includes:
- the ctaD gene encoding cytochrome c oxidase subunit I, which produces MATTAEGFDAHGHDHGHDAHDHADHKPGFFARWFMSTNHKDIGTMYLIFAIIAGIVGGAISGIMRVELAEPGIQYLQWWAQFMGGGNDLNTALHMWNVFITAHGLIMVFFMVMPAMIGGFGNWFVPLMIGAPDMAFPRMNNVSFWLTVAGFFSLLFSLFVPGGTGPGAGTGWTVYAPLSTSGSVGPAVDFAIFSLHLSGAGSILGATNFITTIFNMRAPGMTLHKMPLFVWSVLVTAFLLLLALPVLAAAITMLLTDRNFGTTFFNPAGGGDPVLYQHLFWFFGHPEVYIMILPGFGMISQIIATFSRKPVFGYLGMAYAMVAIGVVGFIVWAHHMYTVGLDVNTKMYFTAATMVIAVPTGVKIFSWIATMWGGSLSFKSPMVWSMGFIFLFTVGGVTGVVLANGGIDDNLHDTYYVVAHFHYVLSMGAVFSMFAGFYYWFPKMSGRMHSELLSHIHFWTFFVGVNVIFFPQHFLGMQGMPRRYPDYAEAYAYWHQISTLGYYIMAGSMVFFFVNILYSLLAGKKAEANPWGEGATTLEWTLPSPPPYHQFETLPVITDAHDYHDHRPVTA; this is translated from the coding sequence ATGGCAACCACCGCAGAAGGCTTTGACGCCCACGGCCACGATCACGGGCATGACGCCCACGATCACGCCGACCACAAGCCGGGCTTCTTTGCCCGCTGGTTCATGTCGACCAACCACAAGGACATCGGCACGATGTACCTGATCTTCGCGATCATCGCGGGGATCGTGGGCGGCGCGATTTCGGGCATCATGCGCGTCGAACTCGCCGAGCCGGGTATCCAGTACCTGCAATGGTGGGCCCAGTTCATGGGCGGCGGCAATGATCTGAACACCGCGCTCCACATGTGGAACGTGTTCATCACCGCGCACGGCCTCATCATGGTGTTCTTCATGGTGATGCCGGCGATGATCGGCGGCTTCGGCAACTGGTTCGTGCCGCTGATGATCGGCGCGCCGGACATGGCCTTCCCGCGCATGAACAACGTCAGCTTCTGGCTGACGGTCGCCGGCTTCTTCAGCCTGCTGTTCTCGCTGTTCGTCCCCGGCGGCACCGGGCCTGGTGCCGGCACCGGCTGGACGGTCTATGCCCCGCTGTCGACCAGCGGCTCGGTCGGCCCGGCGGTCGATTTCGCGATCTTCTCGCTTCACCTGTCGGGCGCGGGCTCGATCCTGGGTGCGACCAACTTCATCACCACCATCTTCAACATGCGCGCGCCGGGCATGACCCTGCACAAGATGCCGCTGTTCGTGTGGTCGGTGCTGGTCACTGCCTTCCTGCTGCTGCTGGCGCTGCCGGTGCTGGCTGCTGCCATCACCATGCTGCTGACCGACCGCAACTTCGGCACGACCTTCTTCAACCCGGCCGGCGGCGGTGATCCGGTGCTTTACCAGCACCTGTTCTGGTTCTTCGGCCACCCCGAAGTCTACATCATGATCCTGCCGGGCTTCGGCATGATCTCGCAGATCATCGCCACCTTCAGCCGCAAGCCGGTGTTCGGCTACCTCGGCATGGCCTACGCCATGGTCGCGATCGGCGTGGTCGGCTTCATCGTCTGGGCGCACCACATGTACACCGTGGGCCTCGACGTGAACACGAAGATGTACTTCACCGCTGCCACCATGGTGATCGCGGTGCCGACCGGCGTGAAGATCTTCAGCTGGATCGCGACGATGTGGGGCGGCAGCCTCAGCTTCAAGTCGCCGATGGTCTGGTCGATGGGCTTCATCTTCCTGTTCACCGTGGGCGGCGTGACCGGCGTTGTCCTCGCCAACGGCGGGATCGACGACAACCTGCACGACACCTACTACGTCGTCGCGCACTTCCACTACGTGCTGTCGATGGGCGCGGTGTTCTCGATGTTCGCCGGGTTCTACTACTGGTTCCCGAAGATGAGCGGGCGGATGCACTCCGAACTGCTGTCGCACATCCACTTCTGGACCTTCTTCGTCGGCGTGAACGTGATCTTCTTCCCGCAGCACTTCCTGGGCATGCAGGGGATGCCGCGTCGTTACCCCGACTATGCCGAAGCCTACGCCTACTGGCACCAGATCAGCACCCTCGGGTACTACATCATGGCCGGTTCGATGGTGTTCTTCTTCGTCAACATTCTCTACTCGCTGCTGGCGGGCAAGAAGGCCGAAGCGAACCCCTGGGGTGAAGGTGCGACCACGCTCGAGTGGACGCTGCCGAGCCCGCCGCCGTACCACCAGTTCGAAACGCTCCCCGTGATCACGGATGCGCACGACTACCACGATCACCGTCCGGTAACGGCGTGA
- a CDS encoding heme o synthase, protein MASTAPQTASMMPTEWRDFFTLTKPRVMTLVIFTAICGVLAAPGSIHPVIAFTAILAIAMGAGGSAVLNQWWEADIDAGMKRTMNRPLPGGRMRREDARDFGIFLSGVSLVLMGLAVGWLASALLLGAIIYYAVIYTMWLKPRTPQNIVIGGGAGAFPPLIGWVAVTGEITAMPLLLFAIIFFWTPPHFWALALFVQSDYAKVGIPMLPVVAGERATRNQIMGYTVLLAPIAIAPWAIGGTSWIYGSVAVVLSALFVVLAMPVFTRMRAETDAMLPEKALFKFSIVYLFVLFAALVADRVAAYQGWIA, encoded by the coding sequence ATGGCAAGCACCGCACCCCAGACGGCCAGCATGATGCCCACGGAGTGGCGTGATTTCTTCACGCTCACCAAGCCGCGGGTGATGACGCTGGTGATCTTCACCGCGATCTGCGGCGTGCTGGCTGCACCCGGCTCGATCCATCCCGTCATCGCCTTCACCGCGATCCTCGCGATTGCGATGGGCGCTGGCGGATCGGCGGTGCTCAACCAATGGTGGGAAGCCGACATCGACGCAGGGATGAAGCGCACCATGAACCGTCCGCTCCCCGGCGGTCGGATGCGGCGTGAGGATGCGCGCGATTTCGGGATTTTCCTGTCGGGCGTGTCGCTGGTGCTGATGGGTCTTGCCGTCGGCTGGCTGGCGTCTGCACTGCTGCTGGGCGCTATCATCTACTACGCGGTGATCTACACCATGTGGCTCAAGCCGCGCACACCGCAGAACATTGTCATCGGCGGCGGTGCAGGCGCGTTTCCGCCGCTGATCGGCTGGGTCGCGGTGACGGGCGAGATCACCGCCATGCCGCTGCTGCTGTTCGCGATCATCTTCTTCTGGACGCCGCCGCACTTCTGGGCGCTCGCGCTGTTCGTGCAGAGCGATTACGCCAAGGTTGGTATCCCGATGCTGCCGGTGGTCGCCGGCGAGCGGGCAACGCGCAACCAGATCATGGGCTACACCGTTCTGCTCGCGCCGATCGCGATTGCGCCCTGGGCGATCGGTGGGACGAGCTGGATCTACGGCTCGGTCGCGGTGGTGCTGTCGGCGCTGTTCGTGGTGCTGGCGATGCCGGTCTTCACCCGGATGCGGGCCGAGACCGACGCGATGCTGCCCGAAAAGGCGCTGTTCAAGTTCTCCATCGTCTATCTCTTCGTGCTGT